One region of Elusimicrobiota bacterium genomic DNA includes:
- a CDS encoding S41 family peptidase encodes MFPSVFSKKRHGAAPERGCFRLRRAAALICALALAALAARGNASGTIPLPQTEDFSNMTWTQAFESFHIKISSEYAFTQWKAMDWAALRALYLPQITAAELAGDTTAYLTALRHYGFSIPDGHVSVKGAAINAVINNRIGGGFGLAVAGLDDGHVIANLILPGGPAAGAGILPGAEIIQWNGVPVLTALSQLDLAWRGGNSPLATDDNVRIEQFNNLVRAPLGTQATVAFRNDGEASTQTVTLIAESDSFATLARANFAAGADISVQISTRILPSGHGYIRLTMEGFTQSVYDDFKHAIQAFVDADVPGLIVDLRGNHGGSDAAAALYSGYFYEVPSFYEYQEYYDALTGEFEIGIETNNVIMQGGSISITPQTPHYGGPVRALVNPGTISSGEGVAMGIARAPHGKVIGFYGTNGSFGMVGDAALLPGGVQFGFPYGRSLDESHTIQLDSRNGAGGVAPAIHVPLTRETAIAFVNGDDPELAFAIDTIAPAPPKLSAFAVSSGAIRWGWPPSGGLAADFHLFTSTGGLLASLPASATYYLETGLSSSTAYSRYLQISNQGGQALSGTVTVFTPGLGSYIIGTASRTLTGMNGKTQLDIPASLLGAATGWMLSESPLQRPLMSNTTALISAAVAPSGMRGSDSSLTEFLIVVDGIRSNNTLELPVTVRIPYPDANNTGFVDGTLPTVRADTLRLYALNETSGQWEAVSGSTVDTANKVVTGNISHLSIFTSFGVGAVGGLSTLRVYPVPYRPTGANPDQGRPYSAGDPSSGIIFDNLPDNATIKIYTVSGRLVKSFSSQNTAGKLRWDARNNAGQNAASGGYITVVSSPGLESVVKKLLIIR; translated from the coding sequence ATGTTCCCTTCTGTTTTTTCCAAAAAAAGACACGGCGCCGCTCCGGAACGCGGTTGCTTCCGCTTGCGACGGGCTGCGGCGCTCATCTGCGCCCTTGCGCTTGCGGCGCTTGCCGCCCGCGGGAACGCCAGCGGGACCATTCCCCTCCCGCAGACTGAAGACTTCAGCAATATGACCTGGACGCAGGCCTTCGAATCTTTCCACATCAAGATTTCCAGCGAATACGCGTTCACGCAATGGAAGGCCATGGACTGGGCGGCGCTCAGAGCGTTGTATCTCCCGCAGATAACGGCGGCCGAGCTGGCGGGCGACACCACGGCGTATCTGACCGCTCTTCGACACTATGGCTTTTCTATCCCCGACGGACACGTCAGCGTAAAAGGCGCCGCCATAAACGCCGTTATCAACAACCGCATCGGCGGCGGATTCGGGCTTGCCGTTGCGGGGCTTGACGACGGGCATGTGATCGCAAACCTGATCTTGCCCGGCGGCCCTGCGGCCGGGGCCGGGATACTGCCTGGCGCGGAAATCATCCAGTGGAACGGGGTGCCTGTCTTGACCGCGCTCTCCCAGCTTGATCTGGCCTGGAGGGGAGGCAACAGCCCCCTCGCGACCGATGATAATGTACGCATAGAACAATTCAACAACCTTGTCCGCGCTCCGCTGGGTACCCAGGCCACCGTTGCCTTCCGCAACGACGGAGAGGCCTCAACACAGACCGTCACCCTTATCGCCGAAAGCGACAGCTTCGCCACCCTGGCGCGGGCGAATTTCGCCGCCGGCGCGGATATTTCGGTACAGATCTCCACCAGGATACTTCCCAGCGGACACGGCTATATCAGGCTGACGATGGAGGGGTTCACCCAGAGCGTCTACGATGATTTCAAACACGCCATCCAGGCCTTTGTGGACGCGGATGTTCCAGGCCTTATCGTCGACCTGCGTGGTAATCACGGCGGCAGCGATGCGGCGGCCGCCCTCTACTCCGGATATTTTTACGAGGTTCCTTCCTTCTATGAATACCAGGAATACTACGACGCGCTGACCGGGGAGTTCGAGATAGGCATCGAAACCAATAACGTGATCATGCAGGGCGGTTCTATCTCTATCACGCCGCAGACGCCGCACTACGGCGGCCCCGTCAGGGCTCTGGTGAACCCGGGGACCATCAGTTCGGGCGAGGGCGTGGCTATGGGAATAGCCCGGGCGCCGCACGGAAAAGTGATCGGGTTCTACGGCACCAACGGTTCATTCGGCATGGTGGGCGACGCGGCATTGCTTCCCGGTGGCGTTCAGTTCGGATTCCCTTACGGCAGGTCCCTGGACGAAAGCCATACCATCCAGCTGGACAGCCGTAACGGAGCGGGCGGCGTGGCCCCCGCTATCCACGTCCCCCTCACCAGGGAAACGGCCATCGCTTTCGTGAACGGAGACGACCCCGAGCTCGCGTTCGCCATAGACACAATTGCGCCCGCCCCGCCAAAGCTGAGCGCGTTCGCCGTCTCAAGCGGCGCGATACGCTGGGGCTGGCCGCCTTCCGGCGGTCTTGCGGCTGATTTTCATCTTTTCACCTCTACCGGCGGCCTGCTGGCTTCGCTGCCGGCCTCCGCCACTTATTACCTGGAAACCGGCCTTTCTTCGTCCACGGCGTATTCCCGCTATCTTCAGATATCCAACCAGGGCGGGCAGGCCCTCTCAGGCACCGTGACCGTGTTCACCCCCGGGCTTGGGTCCTACATCATAGGAACGGCCAGCCGGACTCTGACGGGAATGAACGGCAAGACACAGCTTGATATCCCTGCCTCGCTTTTGGGCGCCGCCACAGGCTGGATGCTTTCCGAGTCTCCGCTGCAGCGTCCCCTGATGAGCAACACCACAGCCTTGATCTCCGCGGCTGTCGCGCCTTCGGGAATGCGTGGGTCGGACAGTTCCCTGACCGAATTCCTCATTGTGGTGGACGGCATCCGTTCCAATAATACGCTGGAGCTGCCGGTCACGGTGAGAATCCCTTACCCTGACGCGAACAACACAGGCTTTGTGGACGGCACTTTGCCGACGGTGCGCGCGGACACGCTGCGGCTTTACGCGCTTAACGAGACGAGCGGGCAATGGGAGGCCGTGTCGGGCTCAACCGTGGATACGGCGAACAAGGTGGTTACGGGCAATATCAGCCATTTGTCCATATTTACGTCCTTCGGCGTTGGTGCTGTAGGCGGCTTGTCCACGTTGCGGGTATATCCCGTCCCGTACCGGCCCACCGGGGCCAACCCGGACCAGGGCAGGCCCTATTCGGCCGGGGACCCGTCCTCCGGCATTATTTTCGACAATCTGCCCGATAACGCGACCATTAAAATTTATACGGTGAGCGGCCGGCTTGTGAAGAGCTTCAGTTCACAGAACACCGCCGGCAAGCTGCGGTGGGACGCGCGCAACAACGCCGGGCAGAATGCGGCTTCGGGCGGGTATATAACGGTAGTGAGCAGCCCCGGCCTGGAGAGCGTGGTTAAGAAACTGCTGATAATCAGATGA
- a CDS encoding PorV/PorQ family protein, with protein MKNAGIVFFIIFSLAPARPCAAGSAGAEPFDFLFLDANSRPAALGGAYTALAADSNALLYNPAGLAKVNRSEATFMHNVYIQQITQDYIAYAGPKGWSANLNFLGFGNVRETTLSDPEGAGLGETTLTDLAFGAGYGRALTEALSAGAGVKCIRETIDGVIATGFALDAGLLYAAHAFSGLTLGLAAQNFGPAVRFVNMREDLPFNLRAGAAYEFKIIGRENVIALDVMKQRSQTASVAVGAETRLLGPLALRFGFNTRNDVGSGFTAGFAYLLRNWSIDYAFVPMGDIGGAHRFSVTLRWQ; from the coding sequence ATGAAAAACGCTGGAATTGTATTTTTTATTATCTTTAGCCTGGCGCCGGCCCGGCCCTGTGCCGCCGGTTCGGCGGGCGCCGAGCCGTTCGATTTTTTATTCCTTGACGCCAACTCCCGGCCCGCGGCGCTGGGCGGAGCCTATACGGCGCTGGCCGCGGATTCGAACGCGCTGCTTTATAATCCCGCCGGCCTGGCGAAGGTTAACCGCAGTGAAGCCACATTCATGCACAATGTCTACATTCAGCAGATAACGCAGGATTACATCGCGTACGCCGGCCCCAAAGGCTGGAGCGCGAACCTGAACTTTCTCGGCTTCGGCAATGTGCGCGAGACCACTTTAAGCGACCCCGAGGGCGCGGGGCTCGGTGAAACAACGCTGACTGACCTGGCTTTCGGTGCGGGTTACGGACGCGCGCTTACAGAAGCGTTGTCGGCCGGCGCGGGCGTAAAATGCATCCGCGAGACTATAGACGGCGTTATCGCGACGGGTTTTGCCCTGGATGCAGGGCTGCTATATGCGGCGCACGCGTTTAGCGGGCTGACCCTTGGCCTTGCGGCGCAGAATTTTGGCCCGGCAGTGCGTTTTGTGAATATGCGCGAGGACCTGCCCTTTAACCTGCGTGCCGGAGCGGCTTATGAATTTAAAATCATAGGGCGTGAGAATGTTATTGCGCTGGATGTTATGAAACAGCGAAGCCAAACGGCTTCGGTCGCGGTGGGCGCGGAGACGCGGCTATTGGGGCCGCTGGCGCTGCGCTTTGGTTTCAACACGCGCAACGACGTCGGGAGCGGGTTTACCGCCGGATTTGCCTATCTGCTGCGCAACTGGAGCATTGACTACGCTTTTGTCCCGATGGGCGATATCGGCGGCGCTCACCGGTTTTCCGTTACCCTGCGCTGGCAGTAA
- a CDS encoding matrixin family metalloprotease — protein MRRIIEWTFVIAVLTGAVYIGYTRTVRVRGMMRVVMRKAAPCAAPITYSIGDIDPRFGISVNEFAEDLKDAEAVWEEPSRRDLFEYTQSGGDVTVYLIYDIRQAAIDKLKAAGIRTGQSRATYDTLKARYDALSVQVASEQAKYKAQLAVYKRNEAAYNVRVRRRSQRGGGSAAGLRLLEAWEAALLHDFAGVKVRENTLNAHMDLLDALATTLNKLIVQLNLSIAQYNRVGSAMGSFEEGFYQSSRGMETIGIYDFTDRMQLVRVLAHEMGHAAGLEHVSDPEAVMYLINRGEDLHATGADIAEVNRVCSSGIFRH, from the coding sequence ATGCGAAGGATAATCGAGTGGACATTTGTCATCGCGGTTCTGACGGGCGCGGTGTACATAGGATATACGCGCACAGTGCGGGTCCGCGGGATGATGCGCGTGGTCATGAGGAAGGCGGCGCCCTGCGCAGCCCCTATTACGTATTCGATAGGCGACATCGACCCACGTTTCGGCATCTCGGTAAATGAATTTGCCGAGGATCTTAAAGACGCCGAAGCGGTCTGGGAAGAACCCTCGCGCAGGGATCTTTTTGAATATACGCAAAGCGGCGGCGACGTTACGGTCTATCTTATCTACGATATCCGCCAGGCCGCGATAGATAAACTTAAGGCGGCGGGCATACGAACCGGCCAGAGCCGGGCGACCTACGACACACTGAAAGCGAGGTACGATGCGCTCTCCGTGCAGGTGGCTTCCGAGCAGGCAAAGTACAAAGCTCAATTGGCCGTGTACAAGCGCAACGAAGCCGCGTACAATGTAAGAGTGCGGCGCAGGAGCCAGAGGGGAGGCGGCTCGGCGGCGGGATTAAGGCTGTTGGAAGCCTGGGAGGCGGCGCTGCTGCATGACTTTGCGGGCGTGAAAGTGCGTGAGAATACCCTGAACGCGCATATGGACCTTCTGGATGCCCTTGCGACAACGCTTAATAAGCTTATTGTGCAGCTTAATTTGAGCATCGCGCAATACAACCGCGTGGGCTCGGCCATGGGCAGTTTTGAAGAAGGCTTTTACCAGAGTTCAAGGGGAATGGAGACTATAGGCATCTACGACTTTACCGACCGTATGCAGCTGGTGCGTGTTCTTGCGCACGAGATGGGCCACGCGGCGGGGCTTGAGCACGTTTCCGACCCGGAAGCTGTGATGTACCTGATAAACAGAGGCGAGGATCTGCACGCAACCGGCGCGGATATCGCAGAGGTAAACAGGGTGTGCAGCTCTGGCATCTTCAGACATTAA
- a CDS encoding DUF504 domain-containing protein: MTKLRDLLNRIIWDPSEKKEKDKYLITYRDGRIERDMQLDQITKVDGFGFTTFDDSYIPLHRIRAVRKGPEIIWRKNP, from the coding sequence ATGACTAAATTGCGCGACCTGCTGAACCGCATTATCTGGGACCCTTCCGAAAAGAAGGAAAAAGATAAATACCTGATAACTTACAGGGACGGCAGGATCGAACGGGATATGCAATTGGACCAGATAACCAAGGTGGACGGTTTCGGCTTTACCACCTTCGACGATTCTTACATCCCGCTTCACAGGATAAGGGCCGTCAGGAAAGGCCCCGAGATCATCTGGCGTAAAAACCCATAA
- a CDS encoding site-specific DNA-methyltransferase, translating into MKTYKAKRLLSATKEPKLLDGFRAFTPVFTDPENRASLFKANCIDFLNHLADAEPQGCVDMIFADPPYFLSNGGISCKSGRMVSVNKGDWDKSQGPNRNHEFNRQWLSACQRVLKPNGTIWVSGTAHVIYSIGFAMQQLGYKILNDITWVKPNPPPNLSCRYFTHSAETVIWAAKNTDSRHLFHYQKMREMAGGKQMKSVWNQIYPPYAPEKEFGKHPTQKPLELLERILLANSNSGDLILDPFMGSGTTGVAAIQMGRRFVGVELEPQYIDLAVKRITRAIQNPPLKQLRFFQN; encoded by the coding sequence ATGAAAACGTATAAAGCGAAGCGTTTACTCTCTGCCACAAAAGAGCCTAAACTCCTGGATGGCTTTAGAGCTTTTACTCCGGTCTTTACGGATCCTGAAAACCGCGCCAGCCTGTTTAAGGCCAACTGCATAGATTTCCTAAATCATCTTGCTGATGCGGAGCCACAGGGTTGCGTGGATATGATATTCGCCGACCCGCCTTATTTCCTTTCCAACGGCGGCATTTCCTGCAAAAGCGGCAGAATGGTAAGCGTAAACAAAGGCGATTGGGACAAGAGCCAGGGCCCTAATCGAAACCATGAGTTTAATCGCCAATGGCTCAGCGCTTGCCAACGCGTACTTAAGCCCAACGGAACTATTTGGGTGAGTGGGACAGCTCATGTCATATATTCAATAGGCTTTGCCATGCAGCAGCTCGGCTATAAAATCTTAAACGATATAACCTGGGTAAAACCTAACCCGCCCCCGAATCTCTCATGCCGTTACTTCACGCATTCTGCAGAAACAGTAATTTGGGCCGCGAAAAACACAGACAGCCGCCATCTTTTCCATTACCAGAAAATGCGGGAGATGGCAGGGGGAAAGCAGATGAAAAGCGTTTGGAATCAGATATATCCGCCATACGCCCCAGAGAAAGAGTTTGGGAAACATCCCACTCAAAAACCACTTGAGTTACTCGAAAGGATACTTCTAGCGAACTCCAACTCTGGGGATCTTATTTTAGACCCGTTTATGGGCTCCGGCACCACGGGGGTGGCCGCCATACAGATGGGAAGACGGTTTGTGGGGGTTGAATTAGAACCCCAATACATCGACTTGGCAGTCAAGCGGATTACTCGCGCAATTCAAAACCCACCCTTGAAACAATTGCGGTTTTTCCAAAATTAA
- a CDS encoding type II restriction endonuclease, translating to MKHSIIYEKMLKYSSPDDVFKHFMTTLKPSTIIWTYFVNWEKVFESVKDIEVGLNVLNYLIGKQDFDKEFRFLLKKHPEVAQVLPTLVVRDGEGTKNFKILVDYKNKKLVYEDYDFSKKTLNNDDIEKYLKFITETGFKNLIVSQKIKNLVDYMIGVEAGLDSNGRKNRGGSIMEDIVEVFIKDICERHSFQYLTEASAPEIKARFNKDVPVDKSSRRYDFVVYNGKEIFIIEVNFYSGGGSKLKSTAGEYRDLFNVLKDKHKFIWITDGYGWKKTDRPLRETFEHNDYLLNLDMLEKGILENLILNEK from the coding sequence ATGAAACACTCAATAATATATGAAAAGATGCTGAAGTACTCATCTCCAGATGATGTGTTTAAGCATTTCATGACCACACTAAAGCCCTCTACTATAATCTGGACATACTTCGTTAACTGGGAGAAAGTTTTCGAGTCCGTGAAAGATATTGAGGTGGGGCTCAATGTTCTAAATTATCTTATAGGCAAGCAGGATTTCGATAAAGAATTCAGATTCCTATTAAAAAAGCACCCCGAAGTGGCACAGGTATTGCCTACCTTGGTAGTGCGCGACGGTGAAGGGACCAAGAACTTTAAAATTCTGGTGGACTACAAGAATAAAAAGCTTGTGTATGAAGACTATGATTTTTCCAAAAAGACACTAAATAATGACGACATAGAAAAGTATCTTAAATTTATAACTGAAACTGGCTTTAAAAACCTGATAGTTTCCCAGAAAATTAAAAACTTGGTTGATTACATGATTGGGGTCGAAGCTGGCCTGGACAGCAATGGCCGCAAAAATCGCGGCGGATCTATTATGGAGGATATCGTTGAGGTATTTATTAAGGATATCTGCGAACGCCATAGCTTCCAGTATTTAACGGAAGCGTCTGCACCGGAGATCAAAGCCAGATTTAATAAAGATGTTCCAGTCGATAAATCTTCCAGGCGGTATGATTTTGTTGTTTACAACGGCAAAGAAATTTTTATTATCGAGGTTAATTTCTATAGTGGTGGAGGTTCCAAACTGAAATCCACCGCAGGAGAATACCGCGATTTATTCAATGTGCTGAAAGATAAGCACAAGTTTATTTGGATTACGGATGGCTATGGATGGAAAAAGACGGACCGTCCGTTGCGCGAAACCTTTGAGCATAATGACTACCTGCTGAATTTGGACATGCTGGAAAAAGGCATCTTAGAGAATCTAATTCTAAATGAAAAATAA
- a CDS encoding DNA adenine methylase, with amino-acid sequence MNSQPSNTSTIISSKGMEAKLYNFNMQMANNAKPFLKWAGGKRQLLDQFKKHFPRELCEQGKIKHFYEPFLGSGAVFFWVAQHCTIEKAYLNELNPEIYLCYISIKKNVEAVIKSLKAYEKKYNSCDDKGKEVFYYKIRKVYNATQKGLSEKRCISEADNKRVAMTIFLNRTCFNGLYRVNSKGEFNVPFGRYLNPKICDAENLRNVSKILQKVKITNEDFSVIKNKIKSDSFVYFDPPYKPISETASFTAYSSNSFTDEDQERLALLVRDIDKNTHAKIMLSNSAPKSDYFEDLYAGFRIEKVSATRLINCVAEKRGKVNEILIMNYKK; translated from the coding sequence ATGAATTCTCAACCATCAAATACATCGACAATCATTTCTAGTAAGGGCATGGAGGCAAAGTTGTATAATTTTAACATGCAGATGGCTAATAATGCCAAACCTTTTTTGAAATGGGCTGGCGGAAAACGGCAACTTTTGGACCAGTTCAAAAAGCACTTTCCAAGAGAGCTTTGCGAGCAAGGCAAAATTAAACATTTCTACGAACCTTTTTTGGGTAGCGGGGCTGTTTTCTTCTGGGTGGCGCAGCATTGCACAATAGAAAAGGCTTATCTTAATGAATTAAATCCTGAAATCTATCTGTGCTACATCTCCATAAAGAAAAATGTGGAAGCAGTGATAAAAAGTCTTAAAGCCTACGAAAAAAAGTACAACTCTTGTGATGATAAAGGGAAAGAAGTTTTTTACTATAAAATTCGCAAAGTATATAATGCAACCCAGAAAGGCTTAAGCGAGAAGAGATGTATTTCCGAAGCAGATAATAAACGAGTTGCGATGACAATCTTTCTAAATCGAACTTGTTTTAATGGTTTATATCGGGTTAATTCCAAAGGCGAATTTAATGTCCCATTTGGCCGCTACCTCAATCCTAAAATATGCGACGCGGAAAACCTAAGAAACGTCTCAAAAATACTACAGAAAGTTAAAATCACAAACGAAGACTTCTCTGTAATCAAAAATAAAATTAAAAGCGATTCGTTTGTATATTTCGATCCTCCATACAAACCCATAAGTGAAACCGCAAGTTTTACTGCATATTCTTCAAATAGTTTTACTGATGAAGATCAGGAGCGCCTTGCTCTCTTGGTTAGAGATATAGACAAAAACACTCACGCGAAAATAATGCTTAGTAATTCTGCTCCTAAATCAGATTATTTTGAGGACCTTTATGCGGGGTTTAGAATAGAAAAAGTATCTGCAACACGACTTATAAATTGCGTGGCAGAAAAGCGTGGCAAAGTTAATGAAATCCTGATAATGAATTATAAAAAATAG
- a CDS encoding DUF3800 domain-containing protein, with translation MLYLYLDESGDLGFDFVNKKPSAFFTICVLAIKGRENDRALANAVRAVIRRKLFKSAKNNSPELKGSTASLEIKKFFYNKVRYITFKLYSVTLNKKRIYLHLTKDKDRIYNYIARLALEHVNFREAAVRVIMTVDKSKSRQGIFNFNNYMVSQIKACLDPLVPLDIFHRNSIESPSLQAVDMFAWGIFRKYEKDDLEWLNVFKSRICSDRLYLP, from the coding sequence ATGCTTTATCTTTATCTGGATGAAAGCGGGGACCTTGGATTTGATTTTGTAAACAAAAAACCGAGCGCATTTTTTACCATATGCGTATTGGCGATTAAGGGCCGGGAGAATGACAGGGCTTTGGCGAATGCTGTCCGTGCGGTTATTAGGCGCAAGCTTTTTAAGAGTGCAAAGAACAATTCTCCTGAGCTTAAAGGAAGCACCGCTTCATTAGAAATAAAGAAATTCTTTTACAACAAAGTCAGGTATATAACTTTTAAATTATATTCTGTAACTCTGAATAAAAAAAGAATCTACCTGCACCTTACAAAAGATAAAGACCGTATTTACAATTATATAGCAAGATTAGCGCTGGAACATGTGAATTTTAGAGAGGCGGCGGTCAGAGTAATAATGACTGTTGATAAAAGCAAATCTCGCCAAGGCATATTTAATTTCAATAACTATATGGTCAGCCAGATCAAGGCATGTCTTGACCCGCTTGTTCCTTTAGATATTTTCCATAGGAATTCCATTGAAAGCCCCAGTTTACAAGCTGTGGATATGTTCGCATGGGGGATTTTTCGTAAATACGAAAAGGATGATCTTGAATGGTTAAATGTATTTAAGTCACGGATTTGTTCGGATAGGTTGTACTTGCCTTAA
- a CDS encoding UDP-N-acetylmuramoyl-L-alanyl-D-glutamate--2,6-diaminopimelate ligase encodes MQLSEILKGGNFSLDGKDPAEIGSITNDSRQAVKGALFFALPGAKTDGNLYIKQALEKGASAIVSQNAPDPALKAAYPAAAWVLPDDIAALLSSASANFYSNPSAELKVIGLTGTKGKTTTAYFLESILTAYGDKPGVAGTIDYRVNGRLLAKASNTTPFAHTLQALLRAMVDAGAKSAVLEVSSHALALKRADDVQFDCAVFTNLQSDHMDFHKTREDYFLAKARLFELLSASPKKSKSAVINADDETAPQLITMLPPDLSTFTFAIDGKADFMASAIKIMEQKTLFILETPEGKMPVALNLLGLHNVYNALAAITAAYALGIGPETAIKGAAALTRVPGRLERVDLGQDFTVFVDYAHTGAALESVLTNLKKMPHQKIITVFGCGGDRDRTKRAPMGIASCSLSDQVIVTSDNPRTEDPAQIFADIEKGLAGTFFNYEVLPERREAIAKAVAAASKGDIVLIAGKGHEDYQILKDKTIHFSDREEAEAAIQRKMQSEK; translated from the coding sequence ATGCAACTCTCTGAAATTTTAAAAGGCGGGAACTTTTCTCTGGACGGCAAAGACCCGGCTGAAATAGGCTCCATCACTAACGATTCCCGCCAAGCCGTCAAGGGTGCGCTTTTTTTCGCCCTGCCCGGCGCGAAAACCGACGGGAACCTGTACATAAAACAGGCGCTTGAAAAAGGCGCCTCCGCCATTGTTTCGCAAAACGCGCCGGACCCGGCCCTGAAAGCCGCCTACCCGGCGGCCGCCTGGGTGCTCCCCGACGATATCGCAGCCTTGCTGTCCAGCGCCTCGGCCAACTTTTATTCCAACCCGTCGGCGGAGCTTAAAGTTATAGGGCTCACCGGCACCAAGGGAAAAACCACCACAGCCTACTTTCTTGAAAGCATCCTGACCGCGTATGGCGACAAACCCGGCGTGGCCGGAACCATAGATTACCGCGTGAACGGCCGCCTGCTCGCAAAAGCCTCGAACACCACCCCGTTCGCCCACACCCTGCAGGCCCTGCTTCGCGCCATGGTTGACGCGGGGGCAAAAAGCGCCGTACTGGAGGTTTCCTCCCACGCGCTGGCACTTAAGCGCGCCGACGATGTGCAGTTCGACTGCGCCGTATTCACGAACCTCCAAAGCGACCACATGGACTTTCATAAGACCCGCGAAGATTATTTCCTCGCCAAGGCCAGACTTTTCGAACTGCTGTCCGCTTCTCCCAAAAAAAGCAAAAGCGCGGTCATAAACGCGGACGATGAAACAGCCCCGCAGCTTATAACCATGCTGCCGCCCGATCTGAGCACCTTTACCTTCGCCATTGACGGGAAAGCGGACTTCATGGCCTCGGCGATAAAAATAATGGAGCAAAAAACGCTTTTCATCCTTGAAACGCCCGAGGGCAAAATGCCCGTCGCCCTTAACCTGCTGGGCCTGCACAATGTTTACAACGCTCTGGCCGCCATAACGGCGGCTTACGCCCTGGGCATCGGGCCTGAAACAGCTATTAAAGGCGCCGCGGCCCTTACCAGGGTGCCGGGGCGGCTTGAGCGCGTGGACCTGGGGCAGGATTTCACCGTGTTCGTGGACTACGCCCACACCGGCGCGGCCCTTGAAAGCGTGCTCACGAATTTAAAAAAAATGCCGCACCAGAAAATAATAACCGTTTTCGGCTGCGGCGGCGACCGTGACCGCACCAAACGCGCCCCCATGGGAATAGCTTCCTGCTCGTTAAGCGACCAGGTTATAGTGACCAGCGACAACCCCCGCACCGAGGATCCCGCGCAGATATTCGCGGATATTGAAAAGGGGCTCGCGGGCACGTTCTTCAACTATGAAGTGCTGCCCGAACGCCGGGAAGCCATCGCAAAGGCCGTAGCCGCCGCCTCAAAAGGCGATATAGTGCTTATAGCCGGCAAAGGCCACGAGGATTATCAGATACTGAAAGACAAAACCATCCATTTCAGCGACCGCGAAGAAGCCGAAGCGGCGATACAGCGGAAAATGCAAAGTGAAAAATAA